From a region of the Alnus glutinosa chromosome 1, dhAlnGlut1.1, whole genome shotgun sequence genome:
- the LOC133877033 gene encoding cysteine-rich receptor-like protein kinase 43: MQMPLCSHTNTLLKIRINISSSSQNLFPTGRHFTRVLKIREINSTGKQISIERETQRERERERERERERDALSFFLSLMDWFCKLLKATMSRSKNFFQNLIKPFKLGSSREGQNEEDLEKIAQQEQKQFPFETLVAATKDFHQTHKLGEGGFGPVYKGKLDDGREIAVKKLSHSSNQGKKEFMNEAKLLARVQHRNVVNLLGYCVHGAEKLLVYEYVYNESLDKLLFKSNRKEELDWKRRYDIIAGIAKGLLYLHEDSHNCIIHRDIKASNILLDDKWIPKIADFGMARLFPEDQTHVNTRVAGTNGYMAPEYVMHGHLSVKADVFSFGVLVLELISSQRNSSFNLQVDAQNLIDWAYKLYKKGRSLEIMDSTLASSADTDTAQVAMCIQIGLLCTQGDPQLRPNMRRVVVMLSKKHGTLEEPTRPGVPGSRYRRSRRPPGLSSISGPSGDSDSHTFESTSNTNSATATASASRGSDPHGKRPMLS, encoded by the exons ATGCAGATGCCTCTCTGCTCCCATACAAATACACTTCTCAAAATCAGGATAAATATTTCCTCGTCATCCCAAAACCTTTTCCCCACGGGAAGACATTTCACACGAGTTCTCAAAATCCGAGAAATCAATTCCACAGGAAAACAAATTTCCATAGAacgagagacacagagagagagagagagagagagagagagagagagagagagagatgcgctttctttctttctatctttgATGGACTGGTTCTGTAAACTACTGAAAGCCACGATGAGCAGGTCGAAGAATTTCTTTCAGAATCTCATCAAGCCTTTCAAACTTGGTTCAAGCAGAG AGGGACAGAATGAAGAAGACTTGGAGAAGATTGCTCAGCAGGAACAGAAGCAGTTTCCCTTTGAGACCTTAGTTGCTGCAACCAAAGATTTTCACCAAACTCACAAGCTCGGCGAAGGCGGCTTTGGACCCGTTTACAAG GGGAAATTGGATGATGGGAGAGAGATTGCAGTGAAGAAGCTTTCACACAGCTCGAATCAAGGGAAGAAAGAGTTTATGAATGAGGCTAAGTTGTTGGCACGCGTTCAACACCGAAATGTCGTGAATTTGTTGGGGTATTGTGTCCATGGTGCGGAGAAGCTACTTGTTTATGAGTATGTCTATAATGAGAGCCTTGATAAGCTTCTATTCA AGTCGAATAGAAAAGAGGAACTTGACTGGAAGCGGAGGTATGACATAATTGCAGGCATTGCAAAGGGCTTGCTTTACCTTCACGAAGACTCACACAATTGCATCATCCACCGGGATATCAAGGCCAGCAATATCTTACTCGATGATAAGTGGATTCCCAAGATTGCTGATTTTGGCATGGCCCGTCTCTTCCCAGAAGATCAAACGCATGTTAACACCCGTGTGGCTGGTACCAA CGGGTATATGGCTCCGGAGTATGTCATGCATGGACATCTATCGGTGAAGGCTGACGTGTTCAGTTttggggttttggttttggagcTAATCAGCAGCCAAAGGAACTCATCATTCAATTTACAGGTTGATGCACAGAATCTGATTGACTGG GCATACAAGCTTTACAAGAAGGGCAGGAGCTTGGAGATAATGGACTCCACGTTGGCATCGTCGGCAGACACTGACACTGCCCAAGTAGCAATGTGCATTCAAATAGGACTGCTATGCACGCAAGGTGACCCGCAACTACGGCCCAACATGCGACGTGTGGTGGTTATGCTATCAAAGAAGCATGGCACCCTGGAAGAACCGACTCGACCGGGAGTACCCGGATCTCGGTATAGAAGATCTCGCCGGCCGCCGGGACTGTCTTCCATCAGTGGACCTTCCGGCGACTCAGATTCCCATACGTTTGAGTCTACCTCCAACACCAATAGTGCAACTGCCACCGCTTCTGCTAGCCGAGGATCAGACCCGCATGGGAAACGTCCCATGCTGAGTTAG